The genomic window GCGCGCTCGAGGCGGGCGACTCGGCGCGCGCCGAGTCGCTCATGCGGGGCCATCTCCGGCAGATCCAGACGGAGACCGTGGGCGGCAATCCGTGACTGACCGCCGGC from Candidatus Rokuibacteriota bacterium includes these protein-coding regions:
- a CDS encoding FCD domain-containing protein, yielding MRASLTALTARQWQRRARVICEEHLAILGALEAGDSARAESLMRGHLRQIQTETVGGNP